In a single window of the Nicotiana tomentosiformis chromosome 8, ASM39032v3, whole genome shotgun sequence genome:
- the LOC104092032 gene encoding protein AE7-like, with product MVSELINANPIVYEKKERRDRSAPSVADEYTAEPIDQLEIFDHIRDIKDPEHPYSLEELKVITEDAVEVKDERSYVRVTFTPTVEHCSMATIIGLCLRVKLMRCLPSRYKVDIRIAPGSHVTEAAVNKQLNDKERVAAALENPNLVDMVDECLAPSYA from the exons ATGGTTTCTGAATTGATTAATGCCAACCCTATTGTGTATGAGAAGAAGGAGCGTCGAGATAGGAGTGCTCCAAGTGTTGCGGATGAATATACAGCTGAACCTATCGACCAGCTAGAGATTTTTG ACCATATTAGAGATATAAAAGATCCAGAGCATCCCTATTCTCTGGAAGAGCTGAAAGTTATAACAGAAGATGCTGTTGAGGTAAAAGACGAGCGAAGCTATGTAAG GGTCACATTCACGCCTACTGTTGAACACTGCAGCATGGCGACCATTATTGGATTATGCTTGCGTGTGAAACTTATGCGATGTTTGCCTTCCCGTTATAAG GTGGATATTAGAATAGCACCTGGGAGTCATGTCACGGAAGCTGCAG TAAATAAGCAGTTGAATGATAAAGAGCGGGTAGCTGCAGCATTGGAAAACCCTAACCTTGTCGACATGGTTGATGAATGCCTTGCTCCATCTTATGCATGA